The DNA sequence AAATACTTCAATGTATGGGGCCTCTGCCGCTTGGGATACCAAGCGGGGCGGTTGAAACTTTCGCCTTCCTTGAACTTGACCAAAATTGAGCATTTTTCAAAGGTCTTAAGGAGTCAGACTCAGGCCCCCGGCCGCCCCTCCCGTATGGAGGAAGGGCCCTCCTGCTGTTGGAGTCTCTCTAGATTTTCTTTGGCGAACTCAATCGTCGGATCAAGCTCCAGGGCGAAGCGGTAGTAAGCCTTGGCCTTCTCCCTGTCTCCCATTTCCCGGTAATTGCTTGCGATGTTGGCATAGTCGATGGCGGATCCGGGATCCAACTCCAGGACCCTTTGAAAACTCCGGATCGCCCTTTCGTGCTCCTTTAGTTTGAAATAGCAAAACCCCTTGAGATTGTAGATATCCGTCCTCTCTGTGTCGTAGCGTTCCGCCTCCTCCAGGGAAGAGAGGGCTTCCTGGTATCTCTCAAGATTTTTAAGGCTTTGTGCCATGTAAGAATATATAGTCGGCACGTCCTGTTCCTTGGGATTTAAATCCAGTGCCTTCCTAAAGCACGCCAGTGCTTGCTCTTCCTCGCCCATGGCCTGATGGCAGGTCCCCCTGTAGAAATGGACATAGTACTTCCCGGGCATCAATTCATCCATTCGTTCCAACTCCGCCATCGCCCGCTCAGGAGAATATTTTTCAGTCAACAACTTGGCCGTGAACATGCCCACGCCGGTATCTCTGGCCCTCTCCCTGAAGTGGGCCCCGGGGATGATGGTATAGAAGGAGGGGATCTCCAGGAGGGGATGCTTGATGTCAATAACCAGGACTTCCATACCGATTTTTTCAAGGGCCGATATGCAGCGCTCCACCTCGATGCGGATGTTGTCATGGGAGAGGTCCGGCATTGCTGAGAGGGGCTTCCCCGGGCCCGTTACCATGGCATACTTGGCCTCCTCCAGGGTCCGGAACTTCGGGAGACCGCTAGCCACGTAACAGGAGCCGGTGTTGAAGTCCCCTGCAAGCTGGGCCACCTCCGTAAGGGCACGGCTCAAGGCCTTCTGGGGACTGGGAGTGGTTCCGGCCGTCCATACGATTTCGCTGGATTGCGGGAAGGTTGAAGGATCATAGGCAAGCACACCGACGGAAGGGATCCCTGTGTCAAGAGAAAAATCCGACGCGAAGAGTCTGACCCCGATCTTCTCGTACTTTCCGATCATCTCGAGCACGAGGGGATCCGTTGCAGATCTGATGTCCAGGGCCTCCAGTCCCTTCTTTTCCTGGCTGATGATCGAGGAAACATGCCTTTCCACCACCTCGCAGATTCCTTGAAGCAGTGCCTCTTCGTTGCAGTTGCCGGCCGACGGAC is a window from the Deltaproteobacteria bacterium genome containing:
- a CDS encoding YcaO-like family protein, which produces MTHEIRLNDAYKGYTQDQDKIWSPEETVRRFKEKIRKVGLDILQSTLRIDNGRLGIPVYFSICGREAEEVIGTKKQMGKGGTPQQAEASAVMELAERFSFFSFSKNPGNFIVEEYRNISDRALPFEIIARSVHDDSDDLERAKEVFSGIPLRWTEAYNLTREREVLIPFDWFFAINEFNGPSAGNCNEEALLQGICEVVERHVSSIISQEKKGLEALDIRSATDPLVLEMIGKYEKIGVRLFASDFSLDTGIPSVGVLAYDPSTFPQSSEIVWTAGTTPSPQKALSRALTEVAQLAGDFNTGSCYVASGLPKFRTLEEAKYAMVTGPGKPLSAMPDLSHDNIRIEVERCISALEKIGMEVLVIDIKHPLLEIPSFYTIIPGAHFRERARDTGVGMFTAKLLTEKYSPERAMAELERMDELMPGKYYVHFYRGTCHQAMGEEEQALACFRKALDLNPKEQDVPTIYSYMAQSLKNLERYQEALSSLEEAERYDTERTDIYNLKGFCYFKLKEHERAIRSFQRVLELDPGSAIDYANIASNYREMGDREKAKAYYRFALELDPTIEFAKENLERLQQQEGPSSIREGRPGA